From Microtus ochrogaster isolate Prairie Vole_2 unplaced genomic scaffold, MicOch1.0 UNK109, whole genome shotgun sequence:
AGGCTGCTCCTTAGACGTGAGTTATTGAACAAATTCTCAGTGCCAGGCACGGCTTGCCTCCCTATGCATTATCAGTAAGTGAGGTTCAGAGCCCCCAATCAGACACAGACTATTggcattgctcttggttgcccaccacAGCTACATGGTAAGAACCTATTACTGAAGATGCTGCTaactttttatgtagattttaaaatacaatgtaaattGCATGAATTATATAAATAAGGAAATGCCACTAAAaatcttttgccttttttatgtacatatatagtatgtgtgtgcatgtacacacactcacctactcacatgcatgcacatgggcgcgcacacacacacacacgcacacacacacggaggatagagatgtgcacatgaacatgcatgtgggGACAGAAGAGGATTCTGTGTCCTCTTACAacattctccatctcttcctcaggGGCAGCTTCTCTCTGTGAAATGGGGACTCAAGCATCAGCTAGACTGAAAAATAACaaactcagcaatcctcctgcctctacctccttggTGTCACAGCATATGCAGGGACACCCAGCTTTCTTCGTGGGTGATGGGATGAACTTTGGTCATCACAATCACAaagccaatgctcttagccactctTAACGTTTATTTAAAGATGGAgtccatgtagcccagactggccttgaacttgctgtgtagctaatgACCTTAGACTCCTGATCTCTTCGCCTCCCCCTTCCACTGGGATCACAGGTTTGCACCtccccacttaaaaaaaatcactttaaaactgactgtggtggagcacaccttaaaccccagcattcgagaggcagagacaggcagatccctgtgagttcaaggcccatctagtctacatagcaagttctcggccagctagggctacatagtaagaccctgcctcgggtataaatgtatataatgtacGATATATCATTTGAACTCTGCAATATGCGGTCCAGTGGCTTACACCGCATCCATTGTGCAGAGCAGCCACCACCACTATTCATTCCCAGACTTTTTTATATAACAAATTTCCTTTGCTGTCCTAATTTTGGCAGGGAGTGTAGGcaaacatgtgtgtatacatatatgtgtgtgtatctatgcacATATATCTATACTTATATACTACCTTCTTTCCCAGAATGtcctaaaataacaaaacaaaaaacaaagttgttGGAAACGTTGGGTTGAGTAATGGCTGAGAGGGAAGGAGTCTCATCGGCCACTGTCATGGATAAGGTAGAGTCACTAAGGAAGTGCAGTTCCGAGAGGAGAAAAGGCAGGACAGCAActgcggagatggctcagtccagAAAGCACTTGCCCTGTGCTCTGGTTAGTtattgtgtcaatttgacaaagcTGTAGTTATCTGGGAAtgggacctcagctgagaaaatgcccccatcagattgCCCATAGGCacgtctgtaggacattttcttgctctgattgatgtgggagagcacAGCTAACTGAGGGTGGTGTCAtgtctgggctggtggtcctggatgctgtaatcaaagcaggctgatcaagccCAGaaagcaaaccaataagcagccctccgccatggcttctgcttctgttcctcttccaggttcctgcctggaatTCCTGCCCAGCCTTCTCCTGATGATGGAATGTGATAGGAGTGTGGAAGCcacaataaaccttttcctccccagtgctttgatcaaggtgtttatcacagcaatagaaactcctACTAGGACACCTCtgaagcacaaagacctgagttgcATCCCCAGGGACCTGTGCCTGTCtccatgtaatcccagcactgcagagggaaGACGGGATCTGGGGCTCACTGCCAGCTGGCCTAGCccacttggtgagttccaggccagagaaaGACACCCCTCCATAAAAGAAGAtggacaaaaaataaaagaaagagagaaaaagaaagaaagaaacaaaagagagaaagaattgaaAGGCATAATGGGCCCAGGGAAAGGTTTCCGAGGTTGTtacctggcctccacatgtatgtccacacagacacatgcacgtaAATATGTAACCACACTggcatgctcatacacataaattagaaaattaataaaaataaagaatcagaCTTAATATTATAAAACACCTGCTGTGACTTTTTTTCCcatcagaacccacataaaaatccagaTGTGGTGAGCATCTGCAACTGCAGCCCTGCTTTGGGGAGACAGGACCAGAGATGGGAGAATCACAGGGAGGCTGTCTGGGCAGCCATCTTGCACTCCATGGTGAGGCAACACAAGagggagagaccctgtgtcaaagaaAATTGGAAGGAGAGAGCCGACTCCCAAAAGTCCTTTGACTCCGCCACTGAGACAcccacatgcctgtgcacacaaaCAGGAAATACAACTAATAATGAAGACACAGTGGAACAGAATGGGATAGACAGGCCAGAAACACATGCTGTTCTACAAGAGAATCTAAAAATCAGATCCAGGTTTGTGCCAGGTTCTCTGAGTATATGTTATGACTACTAGTTTGGAGTTTTTTGggggactcctaatagtgggagtaggtgtgtctctgactcttttacttgctcttgggactcttttccttctattgggttgccttgtccagcctatCACGATAGGAGGCCTTTAGCCTCATCTTATATCTTGTATTGCCCTGTTcggctgttgtctcttggaggtctgctcttttctgaagatgaAACAGAAGttgtggatctgggggagagggaagacgGAAGATGTgagggatggaagaagagaagggaggagaaagtgtGGTTGAGAGGTACTGCATGAGAGAAGAATCAATTTTCAttcattcagagagagagagaaagagagacaaagagacagagagacagagagacagagtagtCAGTCACAGGGATCTTTTTGCTTAGACATGAAAGACAAAAATTGCAAAGGAAAGTATTATTGAATTTGgctgcaaaaatgaaaataataaaccaaCCACAGGGTTCTTTATCAATACTCATTGCAAGTATTTCCTCTGGTTGTTCTTTCTTTGCACTAAATGAGGGAATTTTGGTCAGACAAACACAATTCTTTTGGGGTCTGTGGAtgaagctcagttggtagagggcttgcctagcttATGTGATGCCCTGAGTCCCAtctcaggcactgcacacaggagtggtgacacacccttgtgatcccagctcttgggaaatggaggctgaatggtcaggaattcaaggtcatcctcagctatatagctagtttgaggccagcctggcctacatgagactctgtcttaaaagatggaaaaaaatgtcTACTTATcattaattttaatcttttaaaaacaatgggCAGGAATATTCAGTTAgtgaattagttttaaaaatactaatgaaAGAACCATAGTGGCCATGAGGTGTAACTCAATGGCAGAGCCCTGGTCTAGCCTGCATGTGGCCTTGGGGACCATCTGAAGTCCTGCTAGAGAAGAAACCATGGTGTGTCtgactgaagcagagacaggcatggCTGCCTTAAACTGAGATTTCTACCAAGCACCTACAGATTATGTCGAGGGCCAGGAGAAattaggaaaggaggaagagggaggaggctgAGAAGAACAGAGATCTCAGAAAAGACCATTTAGGGAAATGTGTAGGAGGCACAGGAGACGCAGACGTAAGGCGGCCTGGCCAACTCTGGCTGTGGACTTTATCCTGAGCCAGCACAGGGGTTAAGATGAGGAGTGGTTGGCCAGGGAGAGGTAGGTGGGTCTAACCTGGAAGGGGCAACCTCATTTATCATTGTACTGTGAGAACTGGCAATGCAACTAATGGAAACTGATTATTATTTggctattaattttatatttttccttcagaaaattactttttattaaatttttgcaCAAACATAATTGTGCACGAGTAAGTATGGGCTGTGGACTTTATCCTGAATCAGCACAGGTGTTAAAATGAGGCAGTGATTGGCCGgggggaggcaggtgggtctaACCTGGAAGGGAGAAAGCCATTTATCACTAGCACTGCTGAGAACTGGCAATGAAGTTAATGATAACTGATTATAATTTGgctgttaattttatatttaattttgtaaatacttgctttttattaaatttttgcaCACCTATattcgtgcatgtgtgtatgtggtggggggAAGAACGAGAGctaacaaaagagagagagccagagctTAACCTTAGTTGTTCCTTCTTTAGATATCATACACCTTGTTTGTAATTCAGGCCATGTGAACCCCTGTAACCGCAACACCATGGGAGATAGGGACAAGAGGATCCATGCAGCTTCATAGCCCTTCAGCCTAGCCCagaacagtgagctccaggttcagtgagagaccctgcctcaagggaataAAGTCGGTCTTACTAGAGGAGAATTCCCAGTGCCTCACTCTGGTGTTCCCAAGCACAAAAATGgggtatatgtacacacacacgcacacatgcacacacacacacacacacacacacacacacgtatgcttATACTATATATCCATGCTCCACAAAATTGAGATAGAAGGGAGGCAAACAATAGAGTGAGCTCCAGCAGAGGCCATGTGCCTATAGTTGAGAGACTCTTGGAGGTAAAGGGTCCTTTCAGGGTCTGTTAGTCACTAGCATGACTTGGGCAGGAGTCTCCACATCAGTGGTGGTGCATGGTCGGTGCAAtccccacatggtgactcagctGGACCTGAGTGCACTCTGTGTGGAAGCTGAAGCCACAGCTGCCACAGAGGAGGTGAAGCAACCCAAAGACCTGGTCATGGTGAGAACTTGAGGGTCTATGTGTGAAAGATGGGGGATGCCgagcaaagaggaagaagagggcacTGAGGGAGGGGATAAAGAAACTGGGGCAGGGAGCGGTGAGGGCTGTGTCTTAGAGACAGGTGAAGTAGGGGGACCCAGAGGAGGAGGGGTGTACATGGGGACCAGAGGCACCCTCTGTGGACGGCATGAGATATGGTGTAAACCCTAGATATAACGGAGACCCTGACACAGCACCAAGTGGGGGCTGCTTCATTCTGGAGAAGCCAACACACATGGATTTCTGACaatgagggtgggggtgggcagggcgGTAGTGCAGTTGGGAGAAAGGAGCAGGAGACTGGGCATCTGGGAAGAGCTGAGGCCTGGGAATGGGGTGGGATCTGAGGGCACAATAAGAAGCCAGTTCAGAGAGAGCAGCTAAGGCTTGTGCATGGttatggagaagaggaagggcgAAGTTGGCAGAGGTCTGAGCAGGGCATTGAACACATGAGAGGAACCTGTGAAAAGTATCAGAGGCATAAGATCTCTAGTAGCATCTATGGTAtaaagaatccaggaccaccaaggCCTGACCTAGGATGCACTCACTAGGGGTGATGCTGAGGTTGGTACCAGGAATCGACTGAAAGAACTCCTCCTTTACTTTTCTTGCTTTCAGACGAACTCGGCAGAAGTACACTGCCTGGTCCTTCTCCTTCAAGTCCAGGATTCTGAGGACTCCGGATGTCTGAGGCTGTGTCCAGTTCAGGATGAGCCGATTCTTGAAATGCTTAAGTATGAAACCCGAGGAAGAGTTGTAGATCAATTTCCCATGGAAGTTCTTCCATCTCCAGAGAATCGTTATCTGCAGATCCTTTGGTGATTTCCAGGGATAGTAGAAGGAGAAGGGGATCTCTATGGAGCTGCCTTGGACACCAGAGAGGTGTGCTGGTTGGTTGACCCCAAAATCATTTACTTTGTTGGATCCTGCTGAATTCCCTGTGAAAATGGGGGAGAATCTAAAGTCTGCAGGGATTGGAAAGCACAGCTCGGAGCTTCCCGAGTTTTTATCCATAGGAAGGTATGGGACACAGGGCAGGACTATCCCTAGGTTCCACTTCCCATGTAACAGGACAGACAAGGAAAGGTTGGGTTTGACAGACTCAGAGGGATAAGCTCTCTCTTGGGGCACAGAGACAGACTTGCTCCTCTAGCAGTCAGCTGTCCACATGGCAGCCCACTCTTCCCATCCCAACTGTCCCCTCCTGTGGTTAAAACAGACTACAGAATAGCAAGGTCCCCACCACTCACCAGGTGGTAGACTTGTTGcttgcagcagcagaaacaggatCCAAGCCATGGTCCAATTACCTCTCCAAAATGAGACCAGCAGAGCCATCAGGCAGGGGAACAGACCCTGTGGAGGGACCCTGAGTTGCTCAGGAGTCAGGAGAGAATCAGGGTAAAGGGATCCACATCCTCCGGGCCTACCCATGTGGAGGACAGTGTGGGTAGGAcctccccatctccacccccTTGTGGCCAGCAACTTCCTTTATCAttctggctcccccccccccgccatgttGCAAAAGATCCTCCCTAGTGGTCATTGGCAGGATGGCCATGCCCTTGAGCTCAGCCCCCACTTTTGGCTGGAAGATGCAGCCTTGACCTCTGCATGCCggctctcctctcttccacccTGACCTCCTGTCTCATGCAGTCTTTCCCATTCCCTATGCAGCTGCAATCACTGTTTCCTcagctcccatttcctccactgcTGCCCTCCCCCCAGTCTGTTTCTCACTATGTCTCTTATGTCTCCCTCatgttggttctctctctctctctctctctctctctctctctctctctctctctctttctctcataatCACTGTTAAGGGATTGATCATTTTCTGCTCACCAGACACAGCGAGGCAGGAGGTGATGAGGAAACACAGTCAGTCCCAGCCCTAGCTCGGTGCCCCCACCATCGTCTGCTCTTTGCACTCTTGCTGCCTGTCAGGGACTCCTCACAGCGGCCCTGGAAAACTAAGGCCCAGTGGACACTCTCGCCCTGGCTTATTGCTGCGGCCGAGTCTGGAATATTCCTGTGCTTCCTGGTAAGTTATAGACTTGTCTGCCTCACCTCGACAGTGACTCCAGAGCTATTCCAGTTTCTGAAGGAGCCTTTTTGCCTCCTGTTACCCTTAACACACactcagaggaagaaaacaagggtCAGAGAAGCCTGGCACATGTCACATGACTGGCACACAGCAAGTGACTGGACTTCAGTCCCATGGAGTTCTCGTATTCCTCCAGTCCACACTGACTTCTGTCTGCCTGCTCGGTGCAGTCTCTGAACTCTGCACACAGGACACGGATCTGCTGCTGGGCTCCAGCAAAACACTTGATTGATTCCTTCTAGCTCTGTCTGTTCTAGAGCCTCTTTGGATGCAGTGGGAAAAGAAGGCTCAGAGCAGCAATATGTCACTCATGACATCGCCTGGGACATCTCTGAGACTGGACACAGCTGGTCCATGATTAGAGTAGTCATTAGATGTGGGGGCAATGGCTGTGGTGGCCAAAGGGCTGGTTCTGTAGAAGGGTCACCCACCCTTCCCAGTGCAAGATGCTCTCAGTTGTTTGAAGGGCAGGAAGACATGATTGTATCAGAGGAAGTAGCATCATTCTCCCTGAGTGACATGGACAGAGGTAACTTCCCATTCCCTTAGATTCCCTGACATTGACTGCCTTCTCCATGCTCCCCTCAGGTGGCTTATGCAGCCGCCTCTGTCAtatctgctttctctgccttcctcacagTCCCCATGGTCCTCTGATCCCTTGACCTGAGCTCTCATGGTCATGGACCTCATTCTCAAGGCCTCACTGCCAGTTGCACATGGACGCACTTCTGTGTCCATCCATCCTGTCCTTGGAGATGCAGAGCACAGAACCTTTGGGATGATTTAGCCCCAAATGTACCATCAGTCAAGAGAGGGGACTGGGCCTATTGTACCTGTCAGAAAGCCCCTTGCACCCCCATTGGATGGTGTCTCATGCAGCGCAGGCtgagccttgaacttgttatgtaactAAGGATGATTTGAACTCCTACAGatcctcctctctgccctcctaTGTTCTGGGTGACAGGTGTGCAACATCGTGCCTCTTTGTCCCCTGCTGGAGATAGAACCTAGGGTTCTGTGTGTCCCAGGGAGGTAAGCACTCCACCAGCTGATCATTGTCCTTAGCCTTAGTGGCTCTGAGAGGGGACCCTCTTGGTCATGAGTGCTCACCTCCAGTTCatctggccttgccctatagtccaGGGTCTGTAGGTGAAGGTCACTCGATGGCTAAGACTCTGAAGGAGGGGCTGGGCCCCATGAGGCTGCATTATGTCAGCTGCTGGTCTCCAGCAGTTTTACACAACAAGCTCTGATTGGTTCTTCAGGAACCCAGCTTGCCCTTGTGTTCAGCCTcactgctgccacctgctggctcCTCAATCCCAAGTTCCAGGCACTGTGTTATAAGTCCTGGACTCAGCAGATTCCCATAGGGACCCTGCCTTGGGATGACTTCTGTCCAGGATGCTGTAATCAGTCTCCTGCAGTGACAACCATTTTCCCCTCAAGAACAGTGACTGGGCCCTGCAGCCATGATGATTTCACAGGGGAGGGGCActttctgtggaagagcagcctgggcaGTGGGGTGCACACATGGGGCTTTTACATACATGTGACCATAGGGAATGTCAGACTGCAGTGTTAGAACCTGGCTGCTGCTTGGGCTGCAAAGTGAGTGTGCCCTTCTTCttacaataaataagtaaatataatttaaaaattaaggtggTCTTGGTGGCACACGCTTTCTTTCTagcatatgggaggcagaggcaaggggacaTCTGTTAGTTTGAATCTAGCCTGGTCTGTATATTGAGTTCCAGCAAGGAttgcatagcaagaccttgtcccaacaaaacaaacaaaaccacaacagaacaaccaaaaccagaaaataaaaacaaacaaacagaggaaaaaacaaaacaaacaaataagcaaaaaccaatgaacaaaacaaaatatccaggtACACGGTGTCTGGAGTAGTAAAGCAGATGTTGCTCTCTAGTCTCCACATGCGTGAGCACACACTGACATGcatgggggcacacacacacacacacacacacacacacacaatcatgcaaAGCTCCTCTCACAGCTGATCATCAAGCACCTGCCTTCCAAGTCCTCATCCTGAGCAAGGTTGTGAGCAACAGCGAAGCACAGAGTCCCGGCTCCTGCAGGACCTTGTGAAAGACGCACGGGTAACAGCAACACAGTGTC
This genomic window contains:
- the LOC101992006 gene encoding paired immunoglobulin-like type 2 receptor alpha, coding for MAWILFLLLQATSLPPGNSAGSNKVNDFGVNQPAHLSGVQGSSIEIPFSFYYPWKSPKDLQITILWRWKNFHGKLIYNSSSGFILKHFKNRLILNWTQPQTSGVLRILDLKEKDQAVYFCRVRLKARKVKEEFFQSIPGTNLSITPSECKPTTSPSPSTVTSTRTKNTLTATEGQMSRENKTLDLGTTVGVAVAAAVLLAGVLGLMLFLRWKRRKGQRTKAETPAR